A genome region from Triticum aestivum cultivar Chinese Spring chromosome 2B, IWGSC CS RefSeq v2.1, whole genome shotgun sequence includes the following:
- the LOC123047559 gene encoding uncharacterized protein, with translation MVGPFVRFRRPWLPERPGGWTARCLRVEVRRIPCRRARRSVREGVAPWLCGGGRRGAGRRSGGRGPERPCSGPQGGSRARRRRAAQGARVCGLGRWSSGGPARSGCLWRRVSLLMALLASRGRAFLDVLLGAAVRGVRLVRLYVRAGADLGMAARSGRFSSSICCYGVQAAGRRWSVVGGAVGALVLHGESWRGGLQGPLVGWLRLPAKAELRQWPELSMAAPAGRFLAEACLLCTVLRSSQTCPSGRKGIGKLQIDQAKVLEVMSLLLLQGWKKHSTSTILPVLM, from the exons ATGGTGGGGCCCTTCGTCCGTTTTCGTAGGCCATGGCTGCCTGAGCGGCCCGGAGGATGGACTGCGCGGTGTCTGCGCGTAGAGGTGCGGCGTATCCCGTGCAGGCGAGCTCGTCGCAGCGTGCGGGAGGGCGTGGCGCCGTGGCTGTGTGGTGGAGGGCGCCGTGGAGCAGGGCGTCGATCTGGAGGGCGTGGGCCGGAGCGCCCGTGCTCCGGGCCGCAAGGAGGCTCACGGGCACGTCGCCGACGTGCGGCGCAGGGCGCCAGAGTATGCGGCCTCGGCCGTTGGTCTAGCGGCGGGCCAGCCAGATCTGGCTGTCTGTGGAGGCGGGTGTCCCTGCTGATGGCGCTGCTGGCCTCCAGAGGGCGGGCGTTCTTGGACGTGCTCCTTGGCGCGGCTGTGCGGGGCGTGCGGCTGGTGCGACTGTACGTGAGGGCTGGCGCGGATCTGGGCATGGCAGCGCGAAGTGGCCGTTTCTCTAGCTCGATCTGCTGCTACGGTGTCCAGGCGGCCGGAAGGAGATGGTCGGTGGTTGGAGGGGCTGTAGGCGCGCTGGTCTTACACGGTGAGAGTTGGCGAGGTGGGCTACAGGGTCCACTGGTTGGATGGTTAAGGTTGCCGGCGAAAGCTGAACTCCGGCAGTGGCCGGAGTTGTCGATGGCGGCACCGGCAGGCCGTTTCCTTGCTGAAG CTTGCTTGCTTTGTACTGTATTGCGCAGCAGCCAGACATGCCCATCCGGCCGGAAAGGAATCGGCAAGCTGCAGATTGATCAAGCTAA GGTGCTCGAAGTAATGAGTTTGCTGCTGCTTCAAGGTTGGAAGAAACATTCAACTTCTACCATACTACCAGTCCTGATGTAG